Below is a genomic region from Erigeron canadensis isolate Cc75 chromosome 7, C_canadensis_v1, whole genome shotgun sequence.
CTGCCAACATTGTCCAACCTGGGCGGTCAACTTCAAGTCGCCGGTTTTCAAGAAAAGTTTCACCGAAGGTTCCATCGGGAAACTTTAACATAGCTCAAATCGCATATGAGTTAAATGTATTGGGAACACGTGGTCCACGAAGGATGAATTGTATGATGCACTCGATCCCGGTGTCTGCCCTAGAACCTGGCAGCGCTAGCATTCCTGATCACACAAACCTCTTTCCAAGCTCCTTTGAAGACTCATTCAGAAGCATCTCATTCTCCAAGTCAATTGACAACGGAAGTGAGTTTGGCAGCGCCCGGTTTTCCAAGATTGCAGGCCTCACACAAAATGGAGAACAAATGAAAAGTGAACCATTGATATTAAAGAACAAACAGCCACGGTGGCATGAACAGTTGCAATGTTGGTGTCTTAATTTCAAAGGAAGGGTAACGGTTGCATCCGTTAAGAACTTCCAGCTGATTGCTGCTATTCCCGCCCCTCTTCCAGTGGCAGTGGATCCCCAAGTGCCATCACAAACTAGCCAACCTCAATCGCATTCATCTCATGATCAGGTGCTTTTGCAGTTTGGTAAAGTAGGAAAAGACATATTTACTATGGATTATCGGTACCCTTTATCTGCATTTCAAGCTTTCGCCATATGCTTGAGCAGCTTTGACACAAAATTGGCATGTGAATAATAAGAAGGTTTGACTTTCCCGGTTCTTATAAAATCCTGTCCAAGAATTTGCTCAAATAATATGGGAATGAGCTGCTTCTTGTATTAGAAGACCCTTTTTCATCCTAAATATGTAATCTTAGCTTGCTGTTGAAGTTGTCGCCACAggtttatgtttattataatgTTGGCTAACTTATCCTtggattaaaaatgttcataatTAGACATGTATCCATTGCATTTGTAATTTCGAAATTAAAAGAGATTTGTGCATTACAGGCGCCCAGCTTTCTGGAAACCTTTGTTTAGTCCTATTAGTATTAGTCAACGGTGAAGAGATGAATTTATCAGACAGGTAGGGTAACATTTTAAAATGAGCAGATGTGTAAATGCCATCTTATGGAACTTTATAAATAACGATACTGGTGTTCAATACcgtttcaaattttcaatagGCATGTCTATCTGCATTGCAATCACGATGACAATGTATACCACTAACATGACCTATGAAGTTGTGGTTATGCAAGAACTGAGTATATTTTGGCCTTGCTAGTGCTgcttttaattttgtgtttgtaTTTCAGTTTTTTTGTAGGgtctatttttgttttgttttacctctttttctttttcttttccttctcaCGTTGTTATATAAAGTACTTATTTTGTTCCATTTACATCTTACtttgttttttagttatttaaagTGCTTATAATGGTGTTTGTGTGGACAAGGTGGAAGCACTTCGGGGTCGTTAGGATTGTCCAATAAAAGAGATGGTGTGGTAGTGGTGTGGAAGTCTCACGGTGGGTGTATTTACCTTGGAAagagtttggtggtggtggtggtggtggtgtggttaatattttattgttttcttttgttttgattgGTTGTTATAAGATTGTGAGCTTTAATTTTTGGGGTTATTGTTATAAAAATTGTGTGGTTGTGTTGTGGTCCACCTCGTGCGATAACATCACCACTACTGATGCTCCTATATCCAATTCCATTGTTAAGCAgtgaatattttattttaacgtggataaaaaatttatatctgccatatcaaaagctcactctttaaattttatggtatgtgtacaactatttaatgtgTCTTAactacagcccttagggctgctTTTAGCAAAACTTTGTTTTAAATAGCATGAACTTTTGTTTGCGTTTTTCTTATGgtagttatttttctttaaaacggCCATTTAGTTGTGAGCGATCAAGTATCCATTGTAAGACCGCTCCTTATAATCACTTCGGCGCACGCCGCCGGTGAGGCATCGGATGCTATAAGCACCGGCGCGTCTAAGGCCGGAGTCCAGTCGTTTCTCCCTTTTTCAGACGCAGTTTCAGAAGTGTTTTGGGGCCAAGGAGCTTTTGATTGGTtcgaatataaaaaaaagaaaaacaatttctaacttttttcttttacaataaaaattgtttttttaccCTTTAAACTCTATTTAAACTCAACAAACACAACCATTTCAATTCGTAACCATTTTAGTATTCtggatta
It encodes:
- the LOC122607105 gene encoding tubby-like F-box protein 8; this encodes MSFRSIVRDLRDGIGSLSRRGFEVRISGLNRSKSLSVAHESDTHDHPDLVISSRWDGLPPELLSDVIKRLEASESTWPGRKHVVACAAVCRSWREMCKEIVSSPESSGKLTFPISLKQPGPRATTIQCFIKRDKANSTYYLYLCLSSALVVENGKFLLSAKRSRRSTCTEYVISTDADNISRSNSGYVGKVRSNFLGTKFIIYDSLPSHSTANIVQPGRSTSSRRFSRKVSPKVPSGNFNIAQIAYELNVLGTRGPRRMNCMMHSIPVSALEPGSASIPDHTNLFPSSFEDSFRSISFSKSIDNGSEFGSARFSKIAGLTQNGEQMKSEPLILKNKQPRWHEQLQCWCLNFKGRVTVASVKNFQLIAAIPAPLPVAVDPQVPSQTSQPQSHSSHDQVLLQFGKVGKDIFTMDYRYPLSAFQAFAICLSSFDTKLACE